Proteins encoded by one window of Gallaecimonas pentaromativorans:
- a CDS encoding amidohydrolase, whose product MKRTLLSAAMLASCSLPSFAADLKATLAPTIHQLMPQVIDWRRDIHTHPELSNSEVRTSKLVADELKALGLEVRTGIAHHGVVGILKGGQPGPVVALRADMDALPVKEQTGLPFASKVTATFNGEQVGVMHACGHDAHTAMLLGVAKALSSIRAQIPGTVMFVFQPAEEGAPPGEEGGAALMLKEGVFNNPKPDAIFGLHVWPMEAGKIYVRPEGTMAASDRFEVHIKGKQTHGSSPWRGVDPITVTGSMIEALELIPSRQVDVTQAPAVISIGQVKSGIRFNIIPDDATLVGTIRTFDEGMRQDIINKMQRTVTHVAQAAGATATLSVKSGAAVTWNDAKLTDWAAPTLAWAAGKEGVGTIKPITGAEDFSYFQQNVPGVFFFLGVAPDGVPLDQVAANHSPHFIVNEKGLENGVRALSGLALDYLQSPPKS is encoded by the coding sequence ATGAAACGGACCTTACTGAGCGCCGCCATGCTTGCCAGTTGCTCCCTGCCCAGCTTCGCTGCAGACCTCAAAGCCACCCTCGCCCCCACCATTCATCAGCTGATGCCCCAGGTCATTGACTGGCGGCGGGATATTCACACCCATCCTGAGCTGTCCAACAGCGAAGTACGCACCAGCAAGCTGGTGGCTGATGAGCTAAAAGCGCTGGGTCTTGAAGTGCGTACCGGCATTGCTCACCACGGCGTGGTGGGGATCCTCAAAGGCGGCCAGCCTGGGCCGGTAGTGGCCTTGCGCGCCGACATGGACGCCCTGCCGGTCAAAGAACAAACCGGCCTGCCTTTTGCCTCCAAAGTCACCGCCACCTTCAACGGCGAGCAAGTGGGGGTGATGCATGCCTGTGGCCACGACGCCCACACCGCCATGCTGCTGGGGGTGGCCAAGGCCCTTAGCAGCATTCGCGCGCAGATCCCCGGCACCGTGATGTTCGTGTTCCAGCCGGCCGAAGAAGGGGCACCTCCCGGTGAAGAAGGGGGGGCGGCCTTGATGCTCAAAGAAGGGGTATTCAACAATCCCAAACCGGACGCCATCTTCGGGCTGCATGTCTGGCCCATGGAGGCGGGCAAGATTTACGTACGCCCAGAAGGCACCATGGCCGCCTCCGACCGCTTTGAAGTGCATATCAAAGGCAAGCAGACCCACGGTTCCAGCCCCTGGCGCGGCGTTGACCCCATCACCGTGACCGGTTCGATGATAGAAGCCCTGGAGCTGATCCCCTCAAGGCAGGTGGACGTTACCCAGGCGCCGGCGGTGATCTCCATCGGCCAGGTAAAAAGCGGTATCCGCTTTAACATCATCCCCGACGACGCCACCCTGGTGGGCACCATTCGCACCTTTGACGAAGGCATGCGCCAAGACATCATCAACAAGATGCAGCGCACCGTCACCCACGTTGCCCAAGCCGCCGGTGCCACTGCCACCCTCAGCGTGAAAAGCGGCGCTGCCGTGACCTGGAACGACGCCAAGCTCACCGACTGGGCCGCGCCAACCCTGGCCTGGGCCGCCGGCAAGGAAGGGGTGGGCACCATCAAACCCATTACCGGTGCCGAGGATTTTTCTTACTTCCAACAAAACGTACCGGGGGTGTTTTTCTTCCTGGGGGTCGCCCCGGACGGAGTACCGCTGGACCAGGTGGCCGCCAACCACTCGCCGCACTTTATCGTCAATGAAAAGGGCCTGGAAAACGGCGTCAGGGCGCTATCCGGCCTGGCCCTCGACTACCTGCAAAGTCCCCCAAAATCCTGA
- a CDS encoding TonB-dependent receptor, with protein MMSKKSTLFLSIQAALLASSSLAYAADDSGKKSDTTDDGKLERIMVTAQKRVQNAQEVPVSITSLKGDTLNAFGAAGQDVRALSARVPSLTIESSFGRTFPRFYIRGLGNTDFDLNSSQPVSLVLDDVVQENAILKGFPIFDVDRVEVLRGPQGSLFGRNTTAGIVKFDSKKPTQDFDAYFKGSLGTYNTRNLEGAVGGGLTDTLSGRFSLLDQHRDDWVDNKAPGFEKNDQLEGYRDSAGRLQLLWDPSAQLKVLFNAHFRDLNGTPRVFRANIIERGTHNFVPGFDRDTVYQDAAARATQDVKTRGGSVKVDYDFGDYTLTSITGYERARAFSRGDVDGGYLGTPGNPGVVAASAESGDGLPGHHQWTQELRLATNELGRLDYQVGLFYFDESLNIDSFNYDDNGIQNGYAYQKQDTKAWAVFGSADYDLTDAFKVTAGVRYSHDKKDYEAQRLQSPLSFLGVGPTDKLYANPSDGEVSWDLSGVYTVNNDVNVYGRLAKGFRAPSIQGRLLFGDEVTVAKSETMYSGEVGIKSDILDNRGRVNIDTYYYQLNDQQLTAVGGGANFNRLINADKTIGYGVELDSQFAVTSDFLVTAGLSYNKTEIKDPGLAVGICGSGCTVTDPLDANGNAIIDGNSLPHAPKWIANITATYTYPLTTGELFVFTDWAWRSRDHFFLYESKEYQDASMLEGGLRLGYRWSTDGTDYEIAAYGRNINNDQSMTGGIDFNNLTGFVNDPRIVGVEFKANFY; from the coding sequence ATGATGAGCAAAAAATCGACGCTCTTTTTGAGCATCCAGGCGGCGCTGCTTGCCTCCAGTTCACTGGCCTATGCGGCCGATGACAGCGGCAAGAAAAGCGACACTACCGACGACGGTAAGCTGGAGCGGATCATGGTTACCGCCCAAAAGCGGGTCCAAAACGCCCAGGAAGTACCGGTTTCCATTACTTCCCTCAAGGGTGACACCCTCAACGCCTTCGGCGCTGCCGGCCAGGACGTACGCGCCCTGTCTGCCCGGGTGCCCAGCCTGACCATCGAGTCTTCCTTTGGCCGTACCTTCCCGCGCTTTTATATCCGCGGCCTGGGTAACACCGATTTCGATTTGAACTCATCCCAGCCGGTATCCCTTGTCCTTGACGATGTGGTCCAGGAAAACGCCATCCTCAAGGGCTTCCCGATTTTTGACGTGGACCGCGTCGAAGTGCTGCGTGGCCCACAAGGCTCGCTGTTTGGCCGTAACACCACCGCCGGTATCGTCAAGTTCGACTCCAAAAAGCCCACCCAGGATTTCGACGCCTACTTCAAAGGCTCCCTGGGTACCTACAACACCCGTAACCTCGAGGGTGCTGTGGGTGGTGGCCTGACCGATACCCTGTCTGGCCGCTTCTCCTTGCTGGACCAACACCGCGACGATTGGGTCGACAACAAAGCCCCCGGCTTTGAGAAAAACGACCAGCTTGAAGGCTACCGCGACAGCGCCGGCCGCCTGCAACTGCTGTGGGACCCAAGCGCCCAGCTCAAAGTGCTGTTCAACGCCCACTTTCGTGACCTGAACGGTACCCCCCGCGTGTTCCGCGCCAACATCATTGAGCGCGGCACCCACAACTTCGTGCCCGGTTTTGACCGCGACACCGTTTACCAAGATGCCGCCGCCCGCGCCACCCAAGACGTGAAAACCCGTGGCGGCAGCGTCAAGGTCGACTACGACTTCGGCGACTACACCCTGACCTCCATCACCGGTTACGAGCGCGCCCGCGCCTTCTCCCGCGGTGACGTTGACGGCGGTTACCTGGGCACCCCTGGCAATCCCGGTGTGGTTGCCGCCTCTGCCGAGTCCGGTGACGGCCTGCCTGGCCACCACCAGTGGACCCAGGAGCTGCGCCTGGCCACCAACGAACTGGGCCGTTTGGACTACCAAGTAGGCCTGTTCTACTTCGACGAGTCCCTGAACATCGATAGCTTCAACTACGATGACAACGGCATCCAGAACGGCTACGCCTATCAGAAACAAGACACCAAGGCCTGGGCGGTCTTCGGCTCTGCCGACTACGACCTCACCGACGCCTTCAAAGTTACCGCCGGTGTGCGTTACTCCCACGACAAGAAAGATTATGAGGCCCAGCGCCTGCAATCGCCTTTGTCCTTCCTGGGTGTCGGCCCGACCGACAAGCTCTACGCCAACCCTTCTGACGGTGAAGTCAGCTGGGATCTGAGCGGTGTGTACACCGTCAACAACGACGTCAACGTCTATGGCCGCCTGGCCAAGGGCTTCCGCGCCCCGTCCATCCAGGGCCGCCTGCTGTTCGGTGACGAAGTAACCGTGGCCAAGTCTGAAACCATGTACAGCGGTGAAGTGGGTATCAAATCCGATATCCTCGACAACCGCGGCCGCGTCAACATCGACACCTACTACTACCAGCTCAACGACCAGCAGCTGACCGCCGTCGGTGGCGGTGCCAACTTCAACCGCCTGATCAACGCCGACAAGACCATCGGTTACGGTGTGGAGCTGGACAGCCAGTTCGCCGTCACCAGCGACTTCCTGGTCACTGCCGGCTTGAGCTACAACAAAACCGAGATCAAAGATCCGGGCCTGGCCGTGGGTATCTGTGGTAGCGGCTGTACCGTCACCGACCCGCTGGATGCCAACGGCAATGCCATCATCGACGGCAACTCCCTGCCCCACGCGCCTAAGTGGATAGCCAACATCACCGCCACCTACACCTACCCGCTCACCACCGGCGAGCTGTTTGTGTTCACCGACTGGGCCTGGCGCTCACGCGACCACTTCTTCCTGTACGAGTCCAAGGAATACCAGGATGCGTCCATGCTTGAAGGCGGCCTGCGCCTCGGTTACCGCTGGAGCACCGACGGCACCGATTACGAGATCGCGGCTTACGGTCGTAACATCAACAACGACCAGAGCATGACCGGCGGTATCGACTTCAACAACCTGACCGGCTTCGTCAACGACCCGCGCATCGTCGGTGTCGAATTCAAAGCCAACTTCTATTAA
- a CDS encoding alkene reductase, translating to MSLSTLFTPLDKGALHLPSRIVMAPMTRARSAQPGDIPTALMAQYYAQRASAGLIVTEASQISPQGKGYSFTPGIYSQAQIAGWQLVTRAVHEAGGRIFLQLWHVGRMSHGSLHPDGKPVAPSAIAPQSQVWIVGKDGEGRMLDCPEPRALGTDEVAQVVADYRQAALNAIEAGFDGVEVHGGNGYLVDQFLRRTSNHRQDQYGGPLENRIRFAREVVEAISDAIGPERTAIRLAPFITQRGMDDPEAIDAILALGHACDKLGIAYLHLAEADWDDAPTVSDDFRHAFRAAFSGPVIVAGNYSAESGAALIESGLVDLVAFGRKFIANPDLPARLQQGQPLAEVTDPSTLFGGDARGYTDYPALASGNPEGADHGR from the coding sequence ATGAGCCTATCCACGCTGTTTACACCGCTCGACAAAGGGGCGCTGCACCTGCCCAGCCGTATTGTCATGGCCCCCATGACCCGTGCCCGCTCGGCCCAACCAGGGGACATTCCCACCGCTCTGATGGCCCAATACTATGCCCAGCGGGCTTCTGCCGGGCTGATAGTGACCGAAGCCTCGCAAATCTCGCCCCAGGGTAAGGGCTATTCCTTTACCCCCGGCATTTACAGCCAGGCGCAAATTGCCGGTTGGCAGTTGGTTACCCGCGCCGTGCATGAGGCCGGTGGCCGCATCTTCTTGCAGCTGTGGCATGTGGGGCGGATGTCCCACGGCTCGCTGCACCCGGACGGCAAGCCGGTGGCACCCTCGGCTATCGCGCCACAATCCCAGGTGTGGATAGTGGGGAAAGATGGCGAAGGCCGGATGCTGGACTGTCCCGAGCCTCGGGCCCTTGGCACCGATGAGGTGGCGCAGGTGGTGGCCGATTACCGCCAGGCCGCTTTGAATGCCATCGAGGCCGGCTTTGACGGCGTCGAGGTACACGGCGGCAACGGCTATCTGGTGGACCAGTTCCTGCGGCGCACCTCCAACCACCGCCAGGACCAATACGGCGGCCCCCTGGAAAACCGTATCCGCTTTGCCCGGGAGGTAGTTGAAGCCATCAGCGATGCCATAGGCCCGGAGCGCACCGCCATCCGCCTGGCGCCCTTTATCACCCAAAGGGGCATGGACGACCCAGAGGCTATCGACGCCATCCTGGCCCTGGGCCACGCCTGCGATAAGCTGGGCATCGCCTACCTGCACCTGGCAGAAGCCGACTGGGACGACGCTCCCACCGTCTCTGACGATTTTCGCCACGCCTTTCGCGCCGCCTTCAGTGGCCCGGTGATCGTGGCCGGTAACTACAGCGCCGAGTCTGGCGCCGCCTTGATAGAAAGCGGCTTGGTGGATCTGGTGGCCTTTGGCCGCAAGTTCATCGCTAACCCCGACTTGCCAGCCCGGCTCCAGCAAGGCCAGCCCCTGGCCGAGGTAACAGACCCCAGCACGCTGTTTGGCGGCGACGCCAGGGGTTACACCGATTACCCGGCCTTGGCTAGCGGTAACCCCGAGGGCGCCGATCATGGCCGGTAA
- a CDS encoding M23 family metallopeptidase, with protein sequence MKDILHITVSSNSGTRHLALTVKRRNALLGTLVGFVVFLLLMFGYIRFLQWQADDSDSRLAHNREALATLKQDLQSAKAAFQEVEEQRQLLESSIARKTEELTAASDRLDSLEDKLGGGISASADSEDLAQRLDLAAIAMGSREVTLNLIPNGQPLDYAYISSGFGRRMHPIKGRLIEHAGDDLAANTGTAVHATADGVVEIVSHRKSGYGNMVLLSHAFGFKTRYAHLKTVKVKRGAYVHKGDIIAYSGNSGSSTGPHLHYEVTYAGIPLNPKPFLNWQLDNYEQLFDSENQVPWQSLLATIENLRTLWQPPLSQQAPTSVAKSSSAVTFTSMEKFTAPSEQTTPFVLAETAR encoded by the coding sequence ATGAAAGACATTCTGCACATCACCGTTAGCAGCAACAGTGGCACCCGCCACCTTGCCCTGACCGTTAAGCGGCGCAACGCCTTACTGGGAACACTGGTGGGCTTTGTGGTCTTTTTACTGTTGATGTTCGGCTACATCCGCTTCCTGCAATGGCAGGCTGACGACTCCGACTCCAGGCTGGCCCACAACCGTGAGGCACTGGCCACCCTGAAGCAGGACTTGCAGTCCGCCAAGGCAGCTTTCCAGGAGGTTGAAGAACAGCGGCAACTGTTGGAAAGCAGCATTGCCCGTAAAACCGAAGAACTCACCGCAGCGTCCGACCGGCTCGACAGCCTGGAAGACAAGCTCGGTGGTGGCATTAGCGCATCGGCTGACAGCGAAGATCTGGCCCAGCGCCTGGATCTGGCAGCCATTGCCATGGGCAGCCGGGAGGTCACCTTAAACCTGATCCCCAACGGCCAGCCCCTGGACTACGCCTATATCAGCTCCGGCTTTGGCAGACGCATGCACCCCATCAAGGGCCGCTTGATTGAGCACGCCGGCGACGATCTGGCGGCCAATACCGGCACGGCGGTGCACGCAACAGCCGACGGGGTGGTGGAAATTGTCAGCCATCGCAAGTCAGGCTACGGCAACATGGTGCTGCTAAGCCATGCCTTCGGTTTTAAAACCCGCTACGCACACCTTAAAACCGTCAAGGTCAAGCGGGGGGCTTATGTTCATAAAGGCGATATCATCGCCTACTCGGGCAACAGCGGTTCCAGTACCGGCCCGCATCTTCACTATGAAGTGACGTATGCAGGTATCCCACTGAACCCAAAACCCTTTTTGAACTGGCAGCTGGACAACTACGAACAGCTTTTTGACTCGGAGAACCAAGTGCCATGGCAATCTTTACTGGCGACAATCGAAAATCTCAGGACCCTATGGCAACCACCGTTATCGCAGCAGGCACCTACCTCAGTGGCGAAATCGAGCTCAGCTGTAACCTTCACCTCGATGGAGAAATTCACGGCACCATCAGAGCAGACCACGCCGTTCGTGTTGGCCGAGACGGCCAGATAA
- a CDS encoding ester cyclase, giving the protein MAGKALALASLAAWALATPALAAEELVKPQQLMVDSSLPKAVADAAVLAARRYDTFWATGDKTLALKALAPDFMDRTLPPHRPQGIAGPLAASQGFRQAVPDLDCTVEQMLVVADRVVAHLHFTGHFTGQFNGVQGEGQAIDFIATDIYRVADGVIKENWHIEDNLTLLTQMGVVK; this is encoded by the coding sequence ATGGCCGGTAAAGCCCTGGCGCTGGCATCGCTTGCCGCCTGGGCTCTGGCCACTCCAGCCCTGGCTGCCGAGGAGCTGGTCAAGCCACAGCAGCTGATGGTGGACAGCAGCCTGCCCAAGGCGGTGGCAGACGCGGCAGTGCTGGCGGCCCGCCGCTACGACACCTTCTGGGCCACCGGCGACAAAACCCTGGCCCTTAAAGCCCTGGCTCCTGATTTTATGGACCGCACCCTGCCCCCACACCGGCCGCAGGGCATAGCCGGGCCCCTGGCCGCCTCGCAAGGGTTTCGCCAAGCAGTGCCAGACCTTGACTGCACCGTCGAGCAGATGCTGGTCGTGGCAGACCGGGTGGTGGCGCACCTGCACTTTACCGGCCATTTCACCGGCCAGTTCAACGGGGTGCAGGGTGAAGGCCAAGCCATTGATTTTATTGCTACCGATATCTACCGGGTGGCGGATGGCGTGATCAAAGAGAACTGGCATATCGAGGACAACCTCACCCTGCTGACCCAGATGGGGGTGGTGAAGTAG
- a CDS encoding zinc-binding alcohol dehydrogenase family protein — protein sequence MKAIAFTQSLPISDANALQEMELPMPAPGPHDIRVAVSAVSVNPVDVKVRAGAQPAPGEPRILGFDAVGVVDAIGSQVTRFKVGDRVWYAGDITRPGSNAEFQLVDERIAALAPQRLSDGEAAAMPLTAITAWELLFDRLELDKRDTQGKTLLVVGAAGGVGSILVQLAKTLTGLTVIGTASRPQSQEWVLSLGADAVIDHRQPLDQALQAAGFEQVDFVVSLNQTDHHFDAIIEALKPQGKLALIDDPELIDVRKLKRKSLSLHWELMFTRPMFVTDDIERQHQLLTQVAAMVDKDQLKTTLAEVLGTISAANLKKAHALIESNATIGKLVLAGFTG from the coding sequence ATGAAAGCCATTGCCTTTACCCAAAGCCTGCCCATCAGCGATGCCAACGCCCTGCAAGAGATGGAGCTGCCAATGCCCGCCCCCGGCCCCCACGATATTCGGGTGGCCGTCAGCGCCGTGTCGGTTAACCCGGTGGACGTAAAAGTGCGCGCCGGCGCGCAGCCAGCGCCCGGCGAGCCGCGCATCCTCGGTTTTGACGCCGTGGGCGTGGTCGATGCCATCGGAAGCCAGGTCACCCGCTTTAAAGTCGGCGACCGGGTCTGGTACGCAGGCGACATCACCCGCCCCGGCTCCAATGCCGAGTTTCAGCTGGTGGACGAGCGCATTGCCGCCCTCGCCCCCCAACGCCTTAGCGACGGCGAAGCGGCAGCCATGCCCCTGACCGCCATTACCGCCTGGGAGCTGCTGTTTGACCGCCTGGAGCTAGATAAGCGCGACACTCAAGGTAAAACCCTGCTGGTGGTAGGCGCTGCCGGCGGCGTGGGCTCGATTTTGGTGCAGCTGGCCAAGACCCTTACCGGGCTCACCGTGATTGGCACCGCCTCGCGGCCGCAAAGCCAAGAGTGGGTGTTGTCGCTGGGGGCCGACGCCGTTATCGACCACCGCCAGCCCCTGGACCAAGCCCTGCAAGCAGCCGGTTTTGAGCAGGTGGATTTTGTGGTGAGCCTTAACCAGACCGACCATCACTTCGACGCCATCATCGAAGCCCTCAAACCCCAGGGTAAGCTGGCGCTCATTGACGACCCCGAGCTGATTGATGTGCGCAAGCTCAAGCGCAAAAGCCTGTCGCTGCACTGGGAACTGATGTTTACCCGCCCCATGTTTGTAACCGACGACATAGAACGGCAGCACCAGCTACTGACCCAGGTGGCCGCCATGGTGGATAAAGACCAGTTGAAGACCACCCTGGCTGAGGTTTTGGGTACCATCAGTGCCGCAAACCTTAAAAAGGCCCACGCCCTTATCGAAAGCAACGCCACCATCGGCAAGCTGGTCCTGGCCGGCTTTACAGGCTGA
- a CDS encoding DUF2238 domain-containing protein: MSRYFAEGLALLYAALFITLGWQVADRTVWYAEVTPLLLVYAALLLSARRFRFGNLSYLCIFVPLLWHAIGAHYTFSKVPFGWLMDLLNLERNPYDRIGHFMVGFFAVPIMEWLLRCRLATKAIAACFAVFAVGTIAAVYEIIEWAYAALEGGDAGVSFLGAQGDEWDAQKDMLADLLGALLGATMGWFAIKEAPKVVG, encoded by the coding sequence ATGAGCCGCTACTTTGCCGAAGGATTGGCGTTGCTGTACGCCGCGTTGTTTATCACCCTGGGCTGGCAGGTTGCCGACCGTACCGTCTGGTACGCCGAAGTGACACCGCTGCTGCTGGTTTACGCCGCCTTGCTGCTCAGCGCCCGGCGCTTTCGCTTTGGTAACCTTTCCTACCTTTGTATCTTCGTGCCGCTGCTCTGGCACGCCATCGGCGCCCACTACACCTTCTCCAAAGTGCCGTTCGGCTGGCTGATGGACTTACTTAATCTCGAACGTAACCCCTATGATCGCATCGGCCACTTTATGGTGGGCTTTTTCGCGGTCCCCATCATGGAATGGCTGCTGCGCTGCCGGCTCGCCACCAAGGCCATTGCCGCCTGCTTTGCCGTTTTCGCGGTTGGCACCATCGCCGCGGTTTACGAGATCATCGAGTGGGCCTACGCCGCTCTTGAAGGGGGCGATGCCGGTGTCAGCTTCCTTGGCGCCCAGGGCGATGAATGGGATGCCCAGAAAGATATGCTGGCCGACCTGCTTGGCGCGCTACTGGGGGCAACCATGGGTTGGTTTGCGATAAAAGAGGCGCCTAAGGTGGTGGGATAG
- a CDS encoding bactofilin family protein — translation MELSCNLHLDGEIHGTIRADHAVRVGRDGQIKGELKADGLVVAGKVDGTVNAKVVEIVEGGLIEGTVYCDELIIAKGGRFFGESKPMKNNITPLKSESKAGSDDADNLSAQG, via the coding sequence ATCGAGCTCAGCTGTAACCTTCACCTCGATGGAGAAATTCACGGCACCATCAGAGCAGACCACGCCGTTCGTGTTGGCCGAGACGGCCAGATAAAAGGCGAGCTCAAGGCCGACGGCCTAGTGGTAGCGGGCAAGGTAGACGGCACCGTCAATGCCAAGGTGGTGGAAATCGTGGAAGGCGGCCTGATTGAAGGCACCGTTTACTGCGACGAGCTGATTATCGCCAAGGGCGGCCGCTTCTTCGGCGAATCCAAGCCGATGAAGAACAACATCACCCCCCTGAAATCGGAAAGTAAAGCCGGTTCAGACGACGCCGACAACCTCAGCGCCCAAGGCTGA
- a CDS encoding LysR family transcriptional regulator, which translates to MDLFVRVVKNKGLAAAGREVGLSPASMSARIKGLEDRYGVRLLIRSTRRITLTDEGRRFFEDCVRVLDAIDETESRLVSASQALSGQLRVTTTADLGQQHIAPLLDRFQQRHPGVSVYLHLGDGLVNIIEDGFDLGVRYGLPGDSRLISRRLARSRRVLCAAPTYLATQGTPRHPDDLRQHRCLVMVRSAEPLATWHFNSPGGPVSVPITPARLASDGALVRRWALEGAGIAMKSYWDVAADLAAGRLVTVLDDCALDFEKKGVDGGADIQLLYPSRDYLPQRSRRFMDELVHYFDALQKGQ; encoded by the coding sequence ATGGACCTCTTCGTGAGGGTGGTAAAAAACAAGGGCTTGGCCGCAGCAGGCCGGGAAGTGGGCTTGTCCCCTGCCAGCATGAGTGCCCGCATCAAAGGCCTGGAAGACCGCTACGGGGTGCGGCTGCTGATCCGCTCCACCCGCCGTATTACCCTCACCGACGAGGGGCGGCGCTTTTTTGAAGACTGTGTGCGGGTGCTAGACGCCATCGACGAAACCGAGTCGCGGCTGGTGAGCGCCAGTCAGGCCCTGAGCGGCCAGCTGCGGGTGACCACCACCGCCGACCTTGGCCAGCAGCATATTGCGCCGCTGCTGGACCGCTTTCAGCAGCGCCACCCTGGGGTCAGCGTTTATCTGCACCTGGGGGATGGCTTGGTCAACATCATCGAAGACGGCTTTGATCTCGGTGTCCGCTATGGCCTGCCGGGCGACAGCCGTCTTATCAGCCGCCGCCTGGCCCGCAGCCGCCGGGTGTTGTGCGCGGCCCCTACCTACCTGGCAACACAGGGCACTCCCCGCCATCCTGACGACCTTCGCCAGCATCGTTGCCTGGTGATGGTGCGTAGCGCCGAGCCCCTGGCCACCTGGCACTTCAACAGCCCTGGCGGCCCGGTGTCGGTGCCCATCACCCCGGCACGCCTGGCCAGCGACGGCGCCCTGGTGCGGCGCTGGGCCTTGGAAGGGGCCGGCATTGCCATGAAATCCTACTGGGACGTGGCCGCCGACCTCGCCGCCGGCCGCCTGGTAACGGTGCTGGACGACTGCGCCCTGGATTTTGAGAAAAAGGGCGTGGACGGCGGCGCCGATATCCAGTTGCTATACCCCAGCCGCGACTACCTGCCGCAGCGCAGCCGCCGCTTTATGGACGAGCTGGTGCACTATTTCGACGCCCTGCAAAAAGGCCAATAA
- a CDS encoding LysR family transcriptional regulator, which yields MVRLDDLQVLVLAAEQGSLSAAARELDITPAVASAAVKRLEDALGLRLLVRSTRSLRPTPEGSHYLVHAKAALAALQQGQQELSRGRQQVAGELTLSMPSDLGRNLLLGWLDAFMAHHPALKLRLRVSDRISDLFRQPVDVALRYGVPEDSSLVALPLDTSNKRLLVASPAYLARHGAPQSPAELKDHNCLRFVLGDRVYEQWLFGSDKVKVSGNRVSDDADCVRRWAISGQGIAYKSALDVSADIAAGRLKPLLEGWPTEPTPLYLVCPHRLSITPAVVALKDFLSQQIKQYRP from the coding sequence ATGGTGCGATTGGACGATTTGCAAGTGCTGGTACTGGCCGCCGAACAAGGCAGCTTGTCGGCGGCAGCCCGGGAGCTGGACATCACCCCGGCGGTGGCCAGCGCCGCCGTCAAACGGCTGGAAGATGCCCTTGGCCTGCGGCTGTTAGTGCGCTCCACCCGCAGCCTGCGGCCCACCCCGGAGGGCTCCCATTATCTGGTGCATGCCAAGGCGGCCCTGGCGGCCTTGCAGCAAGGCCAGCAAGAGCTGAGCCGCGGCCGCCAACAGGTAGCGGGAGAATTAACCCTGTCCATGCCCTCCGATCTGGGCCGCAACCTGCTGCTGGGCTGGCTCGATGCCTTTATGGCCCACCACCCGGCCCTTAAGCTGCGGCTCAGGGTCAGCGACCGCATCAGCGACTTGTTTCGCCAACCGGTGGACGTGGCGCTGCGTTACGGGGTGCCGGAAGACTCCAGCCTGGTGGCGCTGCCCTTGGATACCAGCAATAAGCGCCTGCTGGTGGCCTCGCCGGCCTACCTTGCCCGCCATGGCGCCCCCCAGAGCCCGGCCGAGCTCAAAGATCACAACTGCCTGCGCTTTGTGCTGGGAGACAGGGTGTACGAGCAATGGCTGTTTGGCAGCGACAAGGTCAAGGTCAGCGGCAACAGGGTCAGTGACGATGCCGATTGTGTGCGCCGCTGGGCCATCAGCGGCCAGGGCATCGCCTATAAATCGGCCCTGGATGTCAGCGCCGACATCGCCGCCGGCCGCCTCAAGCCTTTGCTGGAAGGCTGGCCCACCGAGCCTACCCCCCTTTACCTGGTATGCCCGCACCGGCTCTCCATCACCCCGGCGGTGGTGGCCCTGAAGGACTTTTTGAGCCAGCAGATCAAGCAGTACCGGCCCTAA